The proteins below are encoded in one region of Parvicella tangerina:
- a CDS encoding sulfotransferase family protein yields the protein MSEIIRRIFIVGSPRSGTTLLQSLVASHSWIQTFPESHFFYNMGDTGRLRKFLHLANTVASKSTIQRWLTECDRRDLANYLPDGATYSAHVKAFVYLLDRMTRENNKQIWVEKTPLHLHYIKYIERYVETPLFIHIVRNGVDVVSSVYDIANNDLNKWGGNRSLEHCINRWELDIRLSANELGKENHFFVRYENLVANPVQSLEHLFKFLRIEFEKDILVRRISEKQDYILPSESWKSDVSKEIKLRTNIERLRSLTKKELEILQNRVNKIDLTKF from the coding sequence ATGTCTGAAATAATTAGGAGAATATTTATTGTAGGAAGTCCAAGATCAGGTACAACTTTGCTTCAGTCATTGGTTGCCAGTCACAGTTGGATTCAGACTTTTCCAGAATCTCATTTTTTCTATAATATGGGAGATACAGGAAGGCTAAGGAAGTTTTTACATTTAGCTAATACCGTTGCAAGCAAAAGTACTATACAGAGGTGGTTAACGGAATGTGATAGGAGAGACCTTGCTAACTACTTGCCAGATGGGGCCACCTATTCCGCTCATGTAAAGGCTTTTGTGTATCTATTAGATAGGATGACGCGTGAAAACAATAAACAAATTTGGGTAGAGAAGACCCCACTTCATTTACATTACATTAAATACATAGAGCGGTATGTTGAAACTCCTTTGTTCATTCATATTGTACGGAATGGAGTTGATGTAGTTTCATCTGTCTATGATATTGCGAATAATGACTTAAACAAATGGGGAGGGAATAGATCTTTAGAACACTGTATAAACAGGTGGGAGCTCGATATTAGGTTGTCTGCAAATGAACTAGGTAAAGAGAATCATTTTTTTGTTCGATATGAGAATTTAGTTGCTAACCCAGTTCAATCACTCGAACATCTTTTCAAATTTCTAAGAATAGAATTTGAAAAAGATATTTTAGTGAGACGGATTTCAGAGAAACAAGATTACATATTACCCTCAGAATCCTGGAAAAGTGATGTCTCAAAAGAAATAAAATTAAGAACCAATATTGAACGATTAAGGTCGCTAACTAAAAAAGAGTTGGAAATTCTCCAGAATCGTGTTAATAAAATTGATCTTACTAAGTTTTGA
- a CDS encoding glycosyltransferase, which translates to MKKVLILSYHFPPLNVIASQRALGYANYLKNHGLEPTVLTFDWNKSPMDQQCDKKSFYTKIIEEKNDRYTVIRIPVIKRRFLKFMGKQEGNLIYRIWILWCWLNGRLDVSPKVVEYGLSEYYYLRKFVKKGDYDIVIGIYSPHFHLKNAFRLYKKKEIPYVLDYRDLWDNVIIHQNYQPNLKQRMYDYFVSKYWKKWAKHAKVLTITSRPWADKLQEVVEKNVHVITNGFCHEEFNGRQIKKSRKFRILHTGSLYKHQDFTVFNEGLKIFIKELSPVDFEVKFLGAIRSTYQGGGLNGFLSRDEFDSLEKLGGFVKFTERIPREEVMEEMMMANLLYIPTFPKAPGTYGGKIFEYLGSGIPIVAIPSDHGVIKELLEGTNSGHIFEEPYEFALYLKEVYETWKTDSNEAERHPSLNAEVLLYSRESQTKRMSDLIKNELDINN; encoded by the coding sequence ATGAAGAAAGTTCTGATCCTATCCTATCATTTTCCTCCCCTGAATGTTATTGCAAGTCAAAGGGCTCTTGGTTATGCAAACTACCTCAAGAACCATGGTCTTGAACCAACTGTTTTAACATTTGATTGGAACAAGTCACCTATGGATCAACAATGCGATAAAAAAAGCTTTTACACTAAAATCATTGAAGAAAAGAATGATAGGTATACTGTGATTAGGATTCCTGTAATTAAAAGAAGATTTTTAAAGTTCATGGGCAAACAGGAAGGTAATCTTATTTATAGAATATGGATTCTATGGTGTTGGCTCAATGGTCGCTTAGATGTCAGTCCCAAGGTTGTTGAATATGGTCTCTCTGAATACTATTATTTAAGAAAATTTGTAAAAAAGGGAGATTATGACATCGTCATAGGTATTTATTCTCCTCATTTTCATCTAAAAAATGCCTTTCGACTATATAAGAAAAAGGAAATCCCTTATGTGCTCGATTATCGTGATTTATGGGATAATGTAATAATCCATCAAAATTATCAGCCCAATTTAAAACAGAGAATGTATGACTATTTCGTATCCAAATATTGGAAAAAATGGGCTAAACATGCGAAGGTTTTAACGATAACTAGTAGGCCATGGGCAGACAAACTTCAGGAAGTTGTAGAGAAAAATGTCCATGTAATTACCAACGGCTTTTGTCATGAAGAATTTAACGGAAGACAAATTAAAAAATCAAGAAAGTTCAGAATTCTCCATACAGGTTCACTTTACAAACATCAAGACTTTACGGTTTTTAACGAAGGACTTAAAATATTTATTAAGGAGTTGAGCCCTGTTGATTTTGAAGTCAAGTTTCTTGGAGCAATAAGGAGTACTTATCAAGGGGGAGGCTTAAATGGGTTTCTATCGCGAGATGAGTTCGATAGCCTGGAAAAATTGGGTGGTTTTGTTAAGTTTACAGAAAGGATTCCAAGAGAAGAGGTTATGGAAGAGATGATGATGGCAAATCTTCTGTATATTCCAACTTTTCCAAAAGCTCCAGGTACCTACGGAGGTAAAATATTTGAGTATTTGGGGAGTGGTATCCCTATTGTTGCAATTCCAAGTGATCATGGGGTGATAAAAGAGCTATTGGAGGGAACAAATTCTGGTCACATCTTCGAAGAACCCTATGAATTTGCTTTATATTTGAAGGAGGTTTATGAAACTTGGAAAACTGACTCCAACGAGGCGGAGCGGCATCCAAGCCTTAATGCAGAAGTGCTTTTATACTCAAGAGAGAGTCAGACTAAACGCATGTCTGATTTGATTAAAAATGAGCTAGATATTAATAATTAG
- a CDS encoding MBOAT family O-acyltransferase → MSYSIDVYKGNIKAERHLGYFALYVTFFPQLVAGPIERASRLLPQLKKKVHYNPTNLSNGIKLVLIGLFKKVVIADRISLFVNEVYNNSGDYEGFVLILATIAFAIQIYCDFSGYSDIAIGSARMLGIKLMTNFQTPYFSSSLKEFWTRWHISLSQWFRDYVYIPLGGNRVVKWRWYYNLMITFLISGLWHGANWTFIVWGGIHGLMLVLETINLKMPDFKLYRFLKIVFVFSVVCLAWVFFRANTISDAGVIVSKIFSSTTKVGIVEDFKSTGISLLNTLILMYGVTILMILDWLNFKNIVITKSYLKLLGSLVLLFSIIALGITEVKEFIYFQF, encoded by the coding sequence ATGTCCTACAGTATTGATGTTTACAAGGGAAACATAAAGGCAGAAAGACACTTGGGGTATTTTGCATTATATGTAACGTTTTTTCCCCAACTGGTTGCAGGACCAATCGAACGAGCATCGAGACTACTGCCTCAATTAAAAAAGAAAGTTCATTATAATCCAACTAATCTTTCCAATGGAATTAAGCTAGTGCTTATTGGTTTATTCAAAAAAGTTGTGATCGCAGATAGAATTTCACTGTTTGTCAATGAGGTGTACAACAATTCAGGCGATTACGAAGGGTTTGTTTTGATATTAGCTACTATTGCTTTTGCTATTCAGATTTATTGTGATTTTTCTGGTTACTCAGATATCGCTATTGGAAGCGCAAGAATGCTTGGAATTAAATTGATGACTAATTTTCAGACTCCTTACTTCTCATCGTCCTTGAAGGAGTTTTGGACAAGGTGGCACATTTCTCTATCTCAATGGTTTAGAGATTATGTTTACATCCCACTCGGAGGTAATCGTGTCGTGAAATGGAGGTGGTATTATAACTTAATGATTACTTTTTTAATCAGTGGGTTATGGCATGGAGCAAACTGGACTTTTATTGTCTGGGGAGGTATTCATGGGCTAATGCTCGTTCTGGAAACAATCAACTTGAAGATGCCTGACTTTAAGTTGTACAGGTTTTTGAAAATTGTGTTTGTTTTTTCTGTAGTTTGTTTAGCATGGGTTTTTTTTAGGGCGAATACAATAAGTGACGCTGGGGTAATTGTTTCCAAGATATTCTCATCGACAACTAAGGTGGGGATAGTGGAAGATTTTAAATCAACCGGAATAAGTTTGTTGAATACATTAATACTCATGTACGGAGTAACAATCCTAATGATTCTTGACTGGCTCAATTTTAAGAATATTGTGATTACGAAAAGTTATTTGAAGTTATTAGGTTCACTGGTCTTATTGTTTAGTATTATCGCTCTCGGAATTACAGAAGTAAAAGAGTTTATCTATTTCCAGTTTTAA
- a CDS encoding non-canonical purine NTP diphosphatase, which yields MNIIFATGNENKVKEIQAMIGDNYDILSLKDVNCLEEIPETANTLIGNAIQKAEYIYKKFGKNCFADDTGLLVESLNGDPGVYSARYAGEQKNSEDNMNLLLQNLSNKTNRKAKFQTAICLIWEGEQHIFTGEVEGEITLEKHGNDGFGYDPIFLPFESKQTFAEMSLSDKNLISHRSRAVKKLADFLISLS from the coding sequence ATGAACATAATTTTTGCTACGGGCAACGAAAACAAAGTAAAGGAAATTCAAGCGATGATTGGAGACAATTATGACATTTTATCACTTAAAGATGTTAATTGTCTGGAGGAAATACCTGAAACAGCAAACACCTTGATTGGCAATGCCATCCAAAAAGCTGAATACATCTATAAGAAATTTGGAAAAAACTGTTTTGCAGATGATACCGGTTTGTTAGTTGAATCTCTAAATGGGGATCCAGGTGTTTACTCTGCTCGCTATGCTGGAGAACAAAAGAACAGTGAGGATAATATGAATCTTCTCTTGCAAAATTTGAGCAACAAAACCAATCGAAAAGCAAAATTTCAAACGGCTATTTGTCTGATTTGGGAAGGTGAGCAACATATCTTTACAGGAGAAGTTGAAGGAGAAATCACCCTTGAAAAACATGGCAATGATGGCTTCGGTTATGATCCCATCTTTTTGCCGTTTGAAAGTAAACAGACTTTTGCTGAAATGTCACTTTCAGATAAGAACCTGATCTCACACCGAAGCAGAGCGGTCAAAAAATTAGCTGATTTTTTGATTAGCCTTTCATAG
- a CDS encoding D-alanine--D-alanine ligase has product MINVAVIEGGYSHEKVVSLKSAQTILEHLDKSKYKVFRIRIDNDGWFFYSNDGKMFPVDKNDFSVEINGEKVNFDFAFIMIHGTPGEDGKLQGYFELLHIPYSTCNHLLTALTFNKFVCNRLLADFGFSVAKAVMLNRGEAFDEDQIIQKIGLPCFVKPADGGSSFGVTKVKEQSQLAEAIRFATEEGNGTQALIESFMEGTEVSNGVYRNQSGIQVLPVTEIVSENEFFDFDAKYKGQSQEITPARISEEMTERIQWITEQIYDKLELVGICRIDYIIIGSEPHVIEINTVPGMSGESIVPKMARAAELPLPQLFDEVITYAMKG; this is encoded by the coding sequence ATGATCAATGTTGCAGTTATAGAAGGAGGTTACAGTCACGAAAAAGTGGTGTCGCTCAAAAGTGCTCAAACAATCCTTGAGCATTTGGATAAGTCAAAGTATAAGGTATTCAGAATAAGGATAGATAATGACGGCTGGTTTTTCTACAGTAATGATGGAAAAATGTTTCCGGTTGATAAGAACGATTTCAGTGTAGAGATCAATGGGGAAAAAGTGAATTTTGATTTTGCGTTTATCATGATTCATGGTACGCCAGGTGAAGATGGAAAATTACAGGGGTATTTTGAGCTATTACATATCCCTTACAGTACTTGTAATCATTTACTTACGGCTTTGACGTTTAACAAGTTTGTATGTAATCGACTATTGGCTGATTTTGGTTTTTCCGTTGCCAAGGCGGTAATGCTGAACCGAGGCGAAGCGTTTGACGAGGATCAAATCATTCAGAAGATCGGTCTTCCTTGTTTCGTCAAGCCGGCAGATGGAGGAAGTAGTTTTGGGGTAACAAAGGTAAAGGAGCAGTCGCAATTGGCAGAAGCAATACGATTCGCAACCGAAGAGGGCAACGGAACGCAGGCATTGATCGAGTCATTCATGGAAGGAACAGAAGTCTCCAATGGGGTTTACCGGAATCAATCAGGCATTCAGGTGCTTCCAGTTACAGAAATCGTATCTGAGAATGAGTTTTTTGATTTTGACGCAAAGTATAAGGGTCAGTCGCAGGAAATTACTCCAGCAAGAATCTCAGAAGAAATGACGGAACGAATACAATGGATTACTGAGCAGATCTATGATAAACTTGAGCTAGTTGGGATTTGCCGTATTGATTATATCATCATAGGGAGTGAACCACATGTTATTGAAATCAATACGGTTCCGGGAATGTCAGGTGAGAGTATCGTTCCAAAGATGGCAAGGGCAGCTGAACTCCCTTTACCTCAATTATTTGATGAGGTGATCACTTATGCTATGAAAGGCTAA
- a CDS encoding PASTA domain-containing protein, with amino-acid sequence MKWLIIIGVIAFAGGLIFLFRKNLGAFFRFLVSKLFLINLFLAVSLALLVNYCSIKSLDDYTNHGVKVEVPYLIGINVDELDSKFNGTELNFKIIDSTYSDEYPSGTVIKQDPDPKLNYDSVKPGRTIYLSIVKKGGEYKVLPDITGKKVNSKTEAQLKLEAVGFVVNFKSKPSKDDFVLQMIHNGKEVKGGEKLLKGSVITVVHGSGEGGAPVDLPNVKGITVGEANKILTAANLLIEVVYEPEAMTLVDSLNYVVTKQNPSPYSVPQGIVASGTTVSLIAGPPPETISVSDSTINNP; translated from the coding sequence ATGAAGTGGCTTATCATTATTGGTGTAATTGCTTTTGCAGGTGGTCTTATTTTCCTCTTCAGGAAAAATCTAGGAGCTTTTTTTCGGTTTTTAGTGAGCAAATTGTTCCTAATCAACCTTTTCCTTGCAGTTTCACTTGCCCTGCTAGTTAATTATTGTAGTATCAAATCACTAGATGACTATACAAATCATGGCGTTAAAGTTGAAGTTCCTTATTTAATCGGGATTAACGTGGATGAATTGGATAGTAAGTTTAACGGAACTGAATTGAACTTCAAGATCATCGACTCCACATATAGTGATGAGTATCCATCTGGAACGGTTATTAAACAAGATCCAGACCCAAAGCTAAACTACGACTCTGTTAAGCCAGGAAGGACTATTTACCTTTCTATTGTTAAGAAAGGTGGTGAATACAAAGTACTCCCTGACATTACTGGGAAAAAAGTAAATTCAAAAACAGAAGCGCAGTTAAAATTAGAAGCAGTTGGCTTTGTTGTTAATTTTAAGAGTAAGCCGTCAAAAGATGATTTTGTGCTCCAAATGATTCACAACGGAAAAGAAGTTAAAGGAGGAGAAAAACTTCTGAAAGGGTCAGTAATAACTGTGGTTCATGGTTCTGGTGAAGGAGGTGCTCCAGTGGACCTTCCGAACGTTAAAGGTATTACCGTTGGTGAAGCCAATAAAATCTTAACGGCTGCTAACCTGCTGATAGAAGTAGTTTACGAACCCGAAGCGATGACGCTAGTTGATTCCTTAAACTATGTGGTAACCAAACAAAATCCCTCGCCTTATAGTGTTCCTCAGGGAATTGTAGCCTCTGGAACTACTGTTTCATTAATCGCAGGTCCTCCTCCTGAAACAATTTCAGTGAGTGATTCAACAATAAATAATCCATAG
- a CDS encoding T9SS type A sorting domain-containing protein yields the protein MKFLTLIISLSLTFSLFAQEEELVPLSVNSNIYKPQEEKTGNVHNLYVYEYDTLDLPFLDDFSEDHFPDFDASPNDANVTPQTYFRIAIGGSPVPMGSLYMEDTTYHYQYDTVAGFGEDSIVLTSQTPLPDQTAEIFDIDNYPVTSSMESLWPNYNIYDSVWTTSTDFDTVFIDSINADIYQDSSTIYFVASTAADTNVFWQDIYAYHNYTYATNIQTLGVVSFDGLDENGYPYDFSSVSTKGKADVLTSKPIDMSGLTAADSVYLSFLIEPGGHGEMPDNSDSLVLAFWSPLTQEWNTIENISGYNSSSFKTHLVKITSGIYFQDGFQFRFTSYGSLAGSLDVWHLDYVHLDKLRSYEDTITSDWAFSEPSPSFIADYTSMPWPHYEFAPEANMISNYTALTYNSADQSPLINPCEMNLFFDGNNLETVPYAITTPNVPSKSFFGMDYTIPTSFWFDTIMADTCADFQVELFIDNNGLAGSDIAANDTLRHTQHFSNYYSYDDGTAEAAYGLVQSGALLAYQFNLKPGLSDTIRAISMHFSPNSHNVSSNTFFLQIWDDNGGEPGNLIYSTDDVIPTLYTPEYNIGNNGFYEYVLPEKVLVSGTYYVGWKQSSADRLNIGFDKNINNQDKIFYKTSSNWNNTGFEGSLMMRPVFVSDKDLMLSITEHKEWLPEIIVYPNPSTTSFRIGGDLAHVARVQLIDLQGRILLEDSNIYREFPTNSLPNGIYLLKIYSTDNQSIQKKIIVSH from the coding sequence ATGAAATTTTTAACGCTCATTATTAGTTTATCGCTAACTTTTTCCTTGTTTGCTCAAGAAGAAGAGTTAGTTCCATTATCTGTCAATAGTAATATTTATAAACCTCAGGAAGAAAAGACAGGAAACGTTCACAATTTGTATGTCTACGAATATGACACACTTGACCTGCCTTTTCTGGACGATTTTTCTGAAGATCATTTCCCTGATTTTGATGCTAGCCCTAATGACGCCAATGTGACTCCACAAACCTACTTTAGGATCGCAATTGGTGGCTCTCCCGTTCCCATGGGAAGTCTTTATATGGAAGATACAACCTATCACTATCAATACGACACCGTGGCAGGGTTTGGGGAAGATTCTATCGTATTAACAAGTCAAACGCCACTTCCTGACCAAACCGCAGAGATCTTTGATATAGACAATTACCCGGTAACTTCAAGTATGGAAAGTCTTTGGCCAAACTATAATATCTATGACTCTGTTTGGACCACCAGCACGGATTTCGACACTGTATTCATTGATAGCATCAATGCGGATATCTATCAGGATTCTTCCACTATTTACTTTGTAGCTTCTACAGCCGCTGACACCAACGTTTTTTGGCAAGATATATATGCCTATCACAATTACACCTATGCTACCAATATTCAAACTCTAGGGGTTGTTTCTTTTGATGGGCTGGACGAAAATGGCTATCCTTACGATTTTTCGTCAGTAAGCACCAAGGGGAAAGCAGATGTTCTTACCTCCAAACCTATTGACATGAGTGGGCTTACCGCTGCGGATAGTGTTTACTTGTCTTTTCTCATTGAGCCAGGAGGACATGGGGAAATGCCAGACAATTCAGACTCGCTGGTTTTAGCGTTTTGGTCTCCGCTCACTCAGGAATGGAATACGATTGAAAATATTTCAGGATACAATAGCAGTAGCTTCAAAACACACCTGGTGAAGATTACCAGCGGTATATATTTTCAGGATGGTTTCCAATTCAGGTTTACGAGTTATGGTTCGCTTGCCGGAAGTCTGGATGTATGGCACCTGGATTATGTTCATCTGGATAAGTTACGTTCTTATGAAGACACCATCACTTCTGATTGGGCATTTTCTGAGCCTTCACCAAGCTTTATTGCTGATTACACCTCAATGCCATGGCCACATTATGAATTTGCTCCAGAAGCAAACATGATCTCCAACTACACGGCATTAACGTATAATTCTGCTGATCAATCACCGCTGATTAACCCTTGCGAAATGAACTTGTTTTTTGATGGAAATAATCTCGAAACAGTTCCGTATGCTATCACTACACCTAACGTGCCTTCTAAGTCCTTTTTTGGAATGGACTACACGATTCCTACCTCCTTTTGGTTTGATACAATCATGGCGGATACGTGCGCTGATTTTCAAGTTGAACTGTTCATTGATAATAATGGTTTAGCTGGATCAGACATTGCAGCAAATGATACCCTAAGACATACTCAGCACTTCTCAAATTATTACTCTTATGATGATGGAACTGCTGAAGCAGCCTATGGTTTAGTACAATCTGGAGCATTACTGGCCTATCAGTTTAATCTCAAGCCGGGACTATCTGACACGATACGAGCGATATCGATGCATTTTTCACCAAATTCTCACAACGTTTCAAGTAACACCTTTTTTCTTCAGATCTGGGATGATAATGGAGGTGAACCAGGCAATCTTATTTATTCAACAGATGATGTTATACCTACATTGTATACACCTGAGTATAATATTGGCAATAACGGTTTTTATGAATATGTACTACCTGAGAAAGTATTGGTTTCCGGAACATACTATGTGGGGTGGAAACAATCTTCTGCGGATCGTTTAAACATTGGTTTTGACAAAAACATTAATAATCAGGATAAAATCTTCTACAAAACTTCAAGTAATTGGAACAACACAGGTTTTGAAGGTTCTTTGATGATGCGTCCTGTTTTTGTATCTGATAAAGACCTCATGCTATCTATCACTGAACACAAAGAATGGCTTCCAGAAATCATCGTTTATCCTAATCCATCTACAACGTCATTTAGAATTGGAGGTGACTTAGCTCATGTGGCACGTGTACAATTGATAGATCTTCAAGGCAGAATTTTATTAGAGGATTCAAATATTTACCGTGAATTTCCAACCAACTCTCTACCCAACGGCATCTATTTACTGAAAATTTATTCTACTGACAATCAGTCTATTCAGAAGAAAATTATCGTTTCTCATTAA
- a CDS encoding TonB-dependent receptor encodes MKTIMTLALALLGLGLYAQTSFGEIKGTLFDEETNEPIPFANVYVISNGNTIGATTDLDGKFTIKPLPAGTYDVTISTVEYGKKILSGLEVKPDEIAWTGDVTMVMGNMIDQIDISANKLINPEETSKVNISADQIKNSPVRTDINKMVAAGNSNLTVSEDGNEIYFRGSRNGDVLYLVDGVKMRGKPSLPSSGIGKMAVYTGGVPAKYGDTMGGVIVIESKSFFDLYYESKRD; translated from the coding sequence ATGAAAACAATTATGACACTAGCGCTGGCCCTATTAGGCTTAGGACTATATGCGCAAACTTCCTTTGGTGAGATCAAAGGGACATTATTTGACGAAGAGACGAATGAACCCATTCCATTTGCCAACGTTTATGTCATTTCTAATGGTAATACCATTGGAGCAACAACTGATTTAGACGGCAAGTTTACAATCAAGCCGCTTCCTGCCGGAACTTATGATGTTACCATTTCAACAGTAGAATATGGTAAAAAAATACTTTCTGGGTTAGAAGTAAAACCTGATGAAATTGCCTGGACGGGTGACGTTACCATGGTGATGGGAAATATGATTGATCAGATTGATATTTCTGCAAATAAATTAATCAACCCTGAAGAAACAAGCAAAGTAAATATTAGTGCAGATCAAATTAAAAACTCTCCAGTGAGAACCGATATCAACAAAATGGTTGCTGCAGGTAATTCCAATTTGACAGTTTCTGAAGATGGAAATGAGATCTACTTTCGCGGATCAAGAAATGGAGATGTTCTCTACCTTGTAGATGGTGTTAAAATGAGAGGTAAACCTTCTTTACCAAGTAGTGGAATTGGTAAAATGGCGGTATACACAGGTGGAGTTCCTGCCAAATACGGTGATACTATGGGAGGCGTTATAGTGATTGAGTCAAAAAGTTTCTTTGATCTTTATTACGAATCAAAAAGAGATTAA
- a CDS encoding RNA polymerase sigma factor, translated as MIFRKKNSDYSDQDLVYKYQKTQHAKYIGMLFDRYGAMTYGLCLKYFKNEADSQDATVKIFEKILEDLKRMKVTHFKSWLYRVTQNHCLMELRKKKPQSTAIHEIEYSLEEDVSPGKYHEREIRLSALDKALHDLKPDQKKCVMLFYINELSYKEVAEKTGFSLKEVKSHIQNGKRNLRILLEKNQEFNSLTNENVA; from the coding sequence GTGATATTCCGAAAGAAAAATAGCGACTACAGTGATCAAGATCTGGTTTACAAATATCAGAAAACACAACATGCCAAATACATTGGGATGCTATTTGACCGATATGGAGCAATGACCTACGGATTATGTTTAAAATACTTTAAAAATGAGGCTGATAGTCAAGATGCCACAGTAAAAATCTTTGAGAAAATCTTGGAAGATCTCAAAAGAATGAAGGTGACTCATTTTAAGTCATGGCTTTATCGGGTAACGCAAAATCATTGCCTGATGGAATTGCGTAAGAAAAAACCACAATCAACCGCTATTCATGAAATCGAATATTCTCTCGAAGAAGATGTTTCTCCAGGAAAGTACCATGAACGAGAAATTAGACTATCTGCCTTAGACAAGGCACTACACGATCTAAAGCCCGATCAAAAAAAATGTGTTATGTTGTTTTACATCAATGAACTTAGTTATAAAGAAGTGGCGGAAAAGACAGGCTTTAGTTTGAAAGAAGTTAAAAGTCATATTCAGAATGGCAAAAGGAACCTCAGAATCTTACTGGAAAAGAATCAGGAGTTCAATTCACTTACCAATGAAAATGTGGCATAA
- a CDS encoding tetratricopeptide repeat protein gives MGHPKDIFKNRGPLTEQEIRDYLSGKLNDAQRRDIELKMAQDEFNLSAMAGFEETPEALAGFEKVKDSVHTNISKSGKKWQFHHTIILAVLLMAGTMILGTFVFPDHGQTTLPSEGTDESNIESIEKTTTLANEAAEDIQELSDEEIEAAVTLDELNIVHAKEVIVESPVIIDSALTSDPIYEDIAIKKSIEVKKVASATNLNIEVPTKDEIIYSNVPLIYMKNFLLVDYSKIYIDPPSIEETEIFGTSPAMANKDDEMPEVHQTELQTVVITYKDYLRETQEKFEQHDFKAALKRYKKILSKYPNDLNAHFYSGLCYFNIGKNDLAIEHFKIAKNHPYNTFQVDAEWYLAKTLCQQGKTSNCDEALNKIIKEGNYYSEQATDLMKKLE, from the coding sequence ATGGGACATCCAAAAGACATATTTAAAAATAGAGGGCCATTAACCGAACAGGAAATCAGAGATTACTTATCGGGTAAACTGAATGACGCTCAACGGAGAGATATTGAATTGAAGATGGCTCAAGATGAATTCAATCTTTCTGCTATGGCTGGTTTTGAAGAGACTCCTGAAGCCTTGGCTGGTTTTGAAAAAGTAAAAGACAGCGTTCATACAAATATTTCAAAGAGCGGAAAAAAATGGCAATTTCATCATACCATTATCTTGGCTGTTCTTCTTATGGCTGGCACAATGATATTAGGTACGTTTGTATTTCCTGATCACGGACAAACTACCCTACCATCAGAAGGTACTGACGAGTCAAATATTGAATCCATCGAAAAGACAACAACTTTAGCCAATGAAGCAGCTGAAGATATTCAAGAGCTAAGTGATGAGGAGATTGAAGCAGCAGTGACGCTTGACGAATTAAACATTGTTCATGCTAAAGAAGTTATTGTTGAATCTCCAGTAATCATTGATTCAGCACTAACATCCGATCCCATCTACGAGGACATTGCGATCAAGAAATCTATTGAAGTTAAAAAAGTCGCTTCAGCAACCAACCTTAATATTGAAGTACCAACAAAAGATGAAATCATTTACAGTAATGTACCCTTGATTTATATGAAAAACTTCCTGCTGGTAGATTATTCTAAAATCTATATAGATCCGCCTTCAATTGAAGAAACCGAGATTTTTGGAACATCACCTGCTATGGCTAATAAAGACGATGAAATGCCTGAAGTACACCAAACTGAACTTCAAACTGTAGTGATAACATATAAAGATTATTTAAGGGAGACTCAAGAGAAATTCGAACAACACGATTTTAAAGCTGCACTAAAAAGGTATAAAAAAATACTTTCTAAATATCCGAACGATCTGAATGCCCATTTCTATAGTGGACTATGTTACTTTAATATTGGTAAAAATGACTTGGCAATAGAACATTTTAAGATTGCAAAGAATCATCCTTACAATACTTTTCAGGTAGATGCCGAGTGGTACCTGGCAAAAACACTTTGTCAACAAGGAAAAACCTCCAACTGTGATGAAGCTCTTAACAAAATCATTAAAGAAGGAAATTATTACAGCGAGCAGGCAACAGATCTGATGAAAAAATTAGAATGA